Part of the Nicotiana sylvestris chromosome 2, ASM39365v2, whole genome shotgun sequence genome, AACTATGTAAATGCTGCTCAGAAGCTGAGAATCTCACTGGTAATGGAGATGGATTCACAATCATATTGGGGGACAACCCTCTGGAAAGGCTTGGCTTATGCATCAAAGAGGATTACGTCAATGATGATGAAGATGAAATATTGAATGGAGACTGGGAAGATGGGGAGATATCGGCATAGAGGCGGTGCCTCTGCACATTTTTGTCAATCTTTTCTTGTTCCTTGCCTCTTGTCCATAGTAGACTGCTCTGTGTAAATGCGCATCAATTTTTATCCCACCCTTTATTTGTTCATAGTGCAATAATGTATTTAACTGCATATATGTGTAAGTATTCCAGCTTGTGATATACTAAGTAGAGCAAGATGGACTCAATCGCTTCAATCTTTGATTTCAAGGTTCCAGTTATGCATATCCATCTCTACGTCCCAGAGATATGATCAGACAAGAACATTGTCTAGGATAACATGGTTTACTGCTTTTGCTGTTGCGTTAAGCCTTTAATGGAATATTTGGATAAGTATGATAGGTAACAAAACAAACTGAAATTGCCAACTGCAGCCAATTTCACAAATGATGAAGCCGAGCCACTGCTAATTGATCACCCCTCACGTCAGTGTTAAATCAATCAAATATTCAGCTGCAAACAAGAAAATAATTCTCTGTACGAACTAGGAACATTCAAACATTAATGCAAAAGTCATAGCCGAAATGCAGAACAACATTACTCCTCACCCAATATCTTAACATGGTACAGAATCAGATCCTTCTCTGTTCTTAGTTTACTCAATATTGATTTCCATGCTATATTGTTCACGCATTCATAATCTTTCATGGTAGTCTTGTTTGCTGGAAATTAAATGTGGAGGCAGAAGTTCTAGTGTTGCTTCATGTTTTGGAATGGAAAAGGCAGGTAGGTACATGTGAAATTCGAATGCCCTAATTGTGTGAAGATGGCAACGAGGCTGCGGACAATTCCCCGGAAATTTTCGAGAACTataaaaattgttttttttttttttaaactttggaTCACGTACGTGAGCTCCATTTCTAACTTCTAAGTGGTCTAGAGAATCAAATAGAGTTGCGATGTAAAACTGGTAGCTACCTGACAAGACATTCAATCTTGAGAGCTtcatattaagtaattatttgcTTTAGTACACTCTTGCTAGGCAAGATCGTGTTTCGTATTATATTGATAATTATTTACAGAGTAGTTTATTTTTGCAATGTAATGGGGATAGTATCTATCCTCTTTCATTTTTCAATTACAACTAGGAACTCCTCCTTAATTAttctttccaaaataagtaaaaGCTTTATCTATAGATTCACGCTGGAGGTTTGGTGGTTCCACTTGGGAAAAAAGaccaatatatatacatatataattcaAATCATTGAGCAGTTCAAGGAATTGAATAAGCAAAACGattaaaaagaagagagaaagaaagctAAGCGGAATCTATTGGTTTTGTTTGTTTTCATTGAAGAGGCCAGTTGACTGAGGCAATGGATGAGTCGCCGCCGGAAGTGGTGAACTTTGGGAAATCTCTGTTAGTTCCAAGTGTTCAAGAGCTTGCCAACGAGCACCTTACTAATATTCCGGCAAGGTATGTCCGTCCTGAACAAGAATCTCCGGCCGTATCCGATGGAACGGTGGGTCCTACAGTCCCCGTTATCGACCTGAAAAAGTTGGTATCTGGTGATTCCATGGATTCTGAGCTTCAAAAACTTCACTCGGCTTGCCAACACTGGGGTTTCCTCCAGGTTTAATTTTCTTCATGACTTGTTTAGTTATTCAATTATAATAATTTCACCTAGCATATTAAAATTTAACTTTTAGCACAATTTATTGTATTGTTCCAAAATACTTCATGTCAAAATACTTTGGGAAAAAGGTCTAAATTTATCTCTTTACTCTTGACTGTGATATAGGATTACGCTTGGTTATACTTCAGTTGGATCTCCATTAGAGTCaacttctcctttttcttttctttttcagaaGGGACTTGTATTCATTTTCTCAGGAATGAAGCGTAATATCACAGTAATAGAATCTGAGATGCATAAGATTCCATgttttcttccttctcatttaTTGGTTGATCAATATTAACATTTTTACCACTTCTCTTGAAAATGTAGGTTGTAAACCATGGAGTGACACCTTCAATACTGGAGAACTTCAAGAGAGAGGTTATCGAACTGTTCAGTCTCACAATggaagaaaagaagaagctaTGGCAACAGGAAGGCAACCATGAAGGATTTGGGCAGCTCTTTGTTGTATCAGAGGAGCAGAAACTTGATTGGAGTGATATGTTTTACATAACTACTCTTCCCCCTCATATCCGGCAAATGGAGTTATTCCAAAACTTGCCCTCAAACCTCAGGTGCCTCTCTCCTCGCTATCTCTCTCTTATGCCGTGGTCCCCTCTACCCCGAAGTCGTGTGCACACTGCAATACCCGTAAACCACGTTACAGCGTAACACATCCATGTCTTATTTCACCTATATCTGATGTATACTAAAGCATATGTTTACTGGAGTTACATCTTTGAAAGGAAGATGCAAAGAAATAAACACATTTGTATTAGAAAAACATATAAAGAGTCCCATTTGTCAACACTTTCAGAAAACACACCATCTGAAAAGTGGTGTATTAAGATTAGAAGCTTTCATTACTTAGAAGTTATTTTTGCCGAATGGTTGTGTCCTATCCTATTCTGTTCTTATTTACTTTTATGCATATTCTGTTTATATACTAATGGTTAGATATAAGAGATGATTCTAACACAATCTGTGGATAATCTTAGTACTCATCTTTCTGTCAAGTGGAATGCAAACATTGTGTTACTACTTTTAGATGATAAATGTGATTTGATGGTTGTATAGTTTCAAGGTGATCATGATTGATAATTTCAAAATGCAGGGATATCATGGAAGCATACTGCAATGAAATCAAGAGCCTAGGAATGATCATCCTATGTCAATTGGCAAAGGCTTTAAGGATGGATGAAAAGGAAATGAGAGAGCTATTCAGTGATGGTGTGCAGTCAATAAGGATGAATTATTATCCTCCTTGCCCTGAGCCAGACAGAACTATTGGCTTCAGCCCTCATTCTGATGCTGATGCCCTCACAATCCTTTTCCAGCTAAATGAAACTGAAGGCCTCCAAGTTCGAAAAGATGGCATTTGGGTGCCTATAAAACCACTCCCAAATGCTTTAATTGTGAATATTGGCGATATTATGGAGGTAAAACATTCTTGTTGAGTAACAATTTCTCAAAGGTTGGTAACATAGTGAAAGTTGCAATTTTAGTGTGCAATCTATAGGTTAACTTCTGGTTTATTCACCGTGTTATCATGCTTTATATATTAACTCTTTTAAAATCTTGAAAGGACTTAATTCAGACCATTGGTTTTGCGAGTTAATAAAATTACACATGATTTAAAGTATTTAACCGTTCTTTGCAAAGAGAAGAAGATGCTTTGAGGGAGGTGAAGTAGGGCAGTCTTAACATCTTCATTTTATTTGATTAAGTCAAAAACTTTCTTGTTTAGAACATATTGGAAGCTATACAAATTGGAATCAGCTCAAGACATGTCgattaacaataaataaatattacTAATCCCTTTACATGGATGTAGAACCTTATAATCTTATCTTTGGAAATAAAGAGCCCATTTCAAAAAGGATATTAGTGAAAGTATCATTTTATAATTCTATGCATGTGCAATTTTACTTGGCAGATAGTGAGCAATGGTGTTTATAGGAGCATTGAGCACAGAGCAGTTGTAAACTCAAACAAAGAGAGGCTATCTGTTGCAACATTCTATAGCTCCAACCTTGACTCGGAATTGGGACCTGCACACAGCCTCATTGGACCAAGTAGTCCAGCAATTTTCCGAAGAGTTCCCGTGGAAAAATATTTCAAGGATTTTTTTGCACGAAAACTTGATGGAAAATCGTACATTGATTTCATGAAGGAAGAGGCAAGGGATGGTGAATCCTAGGTGGCAGTTGATACTTTAGTTGGTTATTAGCTTATCTATATCCAGTGAAATATTCTTACAAGTTACTTTTGCTATTGTAATATGGAGTTCCACTGTTTGATAACAgtaataaagaagaaaaaaaatattataatcTCTGTTTCATTATATACGACTAGTTTGACTTATATATTGACATAAATCTAAGATAATACTGTCGGAGCATTCAGTCTTGCATTGTAGTTCTTTTTGCCGGAaaacaaatatggaggcagaggtTTTAGCATTGTTTCAATGTTCAGAGTGGTATGCTGCCAATGGTTTTGATATTTGCAGGTACGTGTGAAATTCGAACCTAATTGTGAAGATGGCAACTAAGAACTGAAGAATTCCTCGGAGGAAATTTGAAAACTATAGAAATTGTCTTCTTACTTTGGATCACGTACGTGACTTCCAATTCTCATTGTTTTAGAGAATCAAAGAGATGCGGTACACCGATGGCTATGTAAAACTGGTAGTTGATGATGATACCAAAGACATATATTATATTCATAATTACTTAATAAATAAATGgctttggaagaaattgataaacCCAAAGCTAAATGGAATCTATAGCTAAAAGGATTCTACATATTTGGTTTTGGCTGTTTGTTTTCATTGACACATtaatacattcaagtttccaaGAGCTCAACAGGATTGTGTGAGCCAATGGAGTCACCACTGGCCGTAGTGAACTTGGGGAAGTCTCTGTTAGTGCCAAGTGTTCAAGAGCTTGCCAAAGAGCACCTAACCAAGATTCCAGCCAGGTATGTTTGCCCAGAACAAGAATCTCTGGTCATATCTGACGGAGCAGTGGTTCCTGCTGTCCCTATTATCGATCTTAAAAAAGTTGATTTCAGGGGATTCCATGGATTCTGAGCTTCAAAAGCTTCACTCAGCTTGTCAAGAATGGGGTTTCCTCCAGGTTTGACACTTACTCAATTATTCTTAGCTTTTCGCGGCCTGTTGTATCCATAAATTGAAGCTTATGTGGTTTGTAAAATACTGATTTGGAATTTCTCTTAGTTCCTAAAACCTGAGTAAAAATACTTTCCTTTGTCAATCAGTGAAACTGATATTACCTTTTCTGTCTCAACTATGtggtatttttataaatttaaagcCTTTTAATATATTCACCACTAGTAATATGCAACTCTAACTAGTTTCAAGAATTCTAATTCATTAAGCTATTAAAATCTAGATTTTACTACAATATTTTATCATATTGTATTAGTTTTGAAATTATTGCTTTTTCATTAATTACAGGACAGACAagtctaaaatatttttaattttatgacaAATATTAAGTACACTTTCTTGACATCAATCTAATTTTCTTAGTTGCATTCAGTCCTTTTCCACTTTTCTATTAAGATTCTTAACATAATTTTCATCTATTTTGCTCGAGTTAAACATCCAAGACATGATAAAACTTGGAGCGTAACACTTATCTTCAACTTTTCCCTTTTCCCCAAAGGGACTTCTATTCAACTTCTCAAGGATTAAGCATAATATCGCAGTAACGGAGTCTAAAATGCATAAGACTCCATGTTCCCTTCCTTCTCATTTTGATTTTGTTTCTGTTAGATCTAAGCTTTAACTGTGTAAGGGTTGTAAAATTTCCTAGCATTTATTTGTTGAAGTTAGGTTATAAACCACGGACTGACACCTTCAATACTGGAGGACTTCAAGAGAGAGGTCTCAGAATTGTTCAAACTTCCAATGGCAGAAAAAAAGAAGCTATGGCAACAGGAAGACAGCTATGAGGGGTTTGGGCAGCTAAATGTTGTATCAGAGGAGCAAAAGCTTGATTGGAGCGATATGTTTGGCATAACCACTCTTCCCCCGCATATCCGGAACTTGTTTCTAAAGTTGCCTTTAAAGCTCAGGTGCCGGATCTCTCCTCTCTATCTCTCTACTGAGGTCTTAAAATAATAAAGGGAAAATGTTCCAAGTTTGATCCCTCAATGGTTGGACCATTCTTGAACCAGGAGTAAGGTGCCTTTCTTTTATCCTCCTGGGACCTGTAAGAAAATAGGTAGTAAGATCTGTAAGTTAATAATTTACCAACACAAAATGAGAAGGACGAATCTGTAACTTGAGCCATAATATTCTTGTGCCTTAAGGTTGCTTGAGAATAACCGAACttattattatttactctttcgCAGAAGTATTCTGAGTACGTGTGCATTGATCTTCAATCTACTACTCTCTAAATGTTTATATGATATGATTAGCTACTTTATACATTGTTGTATTGAAGGAGGGACCAAGACCCCTTTGTATAGTATTTGGAACATCGCTTGATATGGACAATACATTGATGGCCATAAAATTACCAAGTTATGGATCAATGTTCATCATAGAGATTTACTTGTAATTATCGTAAAACTTTAAAGTAACCTGAATGTGTTATATTTGTATGTCAGCGCATATAACTTAACTCTAATATACTTATGGTTAGATATAAGATTATTCTAACACACTCCGTTTATAATCTTAAAACTGATTTTTCTTTCACATGGAATGATGTGTTAACATTGCGGTGCTGTATTTCAGATCATAAATTTGATTCGGATGTGGTAAAATTTGCATGATTATGAGTATGCTACTCTGGAAATGCAGGGACATCTTGGAAGCATACTGCAAAGAAATCAAGACCCTAGCAATAATCATCCTTTGTCAACTGGCAAAGGCTTTAAGGATGGATGAAAAGGAAATGAGAGATCTATTCAGTGATGGAATGCAGTCAATACGGGTGAATTATTATCCTCCTTGTCCCGAGCCAGACAAGACCATTGGCTTCAGCCCTCACTCTGATGCTGGTGCCCTCACCATCCTTTTCCAGCTAAATGAAACTGAAGGTCTCCAAGTCCAGAAAGATGGTATCTGGGTGCCTATAAAACCACTCCCAAATGCGTTGATGGTGAATATTGGCGACATGATGGAGGTAAATAAGAATTTCTTTGTTGAGTAACTGATTTCTCAAAGGATGGTAATGTAGTGATAGCAAGTTATATTTGTGTAAATGTGTTATTTGACCTGGCAGATAGTGAGCAATGGTGTTTATAGGAGCGTTGAGCACAGAGCAGTTGTAAATTCAAACGAAGTGAGGCTATCTGTTGCAACATTCTATACCGCTAACCTTGAATCTGAATTAGGGCCTGCACACAGTCTTATTGGACCAAATAATCCAGAAGTTTTCCGAAGAGTTCCGGTGGAAAGATATATTAAGGACTTTTTTGCGCGAAAACTTGAAGGAAAATCATATGGTGATTTCATGAAGGTAGAGACGAGGGATGACGAATCCGAGGTAGCATTTGGTACTTTAGTTGGTTATTAGTTTATCTATATCCCGTGAAATATTTTTACAAGTTACTCTTGCTATTGTAATTTGGAGTTTCTCTGTTTGATGATTGTAATAGAGTAGAAAAATTAATTTGACTCTTGTATTATATTGGCGTAATGGAAGAAATATTAAAACAAAGTCGAAAAGTCAGTTTGATTGTGAAAGATTGCAGTATTAAATTTTGAATAGTATATAAATTTGAAAGTTGTTATAAAATATTGCACGTGGTATAATGTCAAACATTTGGGGATTTGCCCAAATGGAAACAGAGTAATATAAATATAAAGAGTGCTTAGATTTGGAATAATCTTTTCGTTTACTTTTAGAGTAGTTATTTAAGTGACTGACTCTATCTCTATGTATGATGATGAAATTGCATTCCTTGTCATGAGCGATATCTGTCATGTTTGGATTTTCAATTTCTAACTGTTTTAATTCTCAAACAAGGAATTGGATACAGATTAAAAAAAATCTAAGACAATTCTGCCGGAGAATTAAGTGTTGCACTGGTAGATTTATTTGTAGTGCTGCTTCATGGTTTGGATATTGGAGTGGTATTATGCTGCAAATGGTTTTTGAAAGTTGGCAAGTAACGTGTGAAATATTCAAATGCCCTAGTTGTGAAGATGGCAACTGGATTATTCCACGGATTTTTTTGAAAACTACAAAAAATTGTTTTCTTTCTTTGGGTCACGTGCATCACTACCTCAATTTGTCATTGTCTATTAACGCCGgcaaaaatttaaataatttctgTAGTAGGAGCTAGGAAAAAGCTCTGACTTTTGTTTTTTTGGTCAACTGTAAAGATGGCCTAGAACAATCCTTCGTACATACTACACAGTacacatatataatattgttaccATTCTTAAAAAAGAAGGAACTCAACAGGGTTGAGCGAGTCAATGGAGTATGAACATGTGTATATATTTTACGAGCACACTTACAATTTCAGATCGATCTCTATACGTTTGCTATCTAAACAACTTCTCTTAGAAAATAACTCATTAATCGATGGGAGAAGCAAGCTCGAGAAAGATAGGTAGCACATTGAAAGTTCCTAGCGTTCAAGAGCTGGTAAAGCAACAAATAGCCGTTCCGCTGCGGTATATTCGTGATGATATCGAAATGCCTATGACATCATCCATTTTGCCTCAAGTTCCAGTCATTGACATGGAAAAACTGCTGGCCATTCAGAGGCTTCATTTTGCTTGCATAGACTGGGGATTTTTCCGGGTACATATATTTCAATGATCAAATGCTTTCTCATTTTAAGATTTTAAGAAATGGTCTAAATGGTTAGTGATCAGAAGTgcggattcaggattttaaatttttgGGTTCTGGACTCATATGTTGAGGATTTTAAGATGGAAAAGTCTTAAAAAGAGGGTGatgaaaaatggaggaaaaatgaaatttttgagtaaaattttaagtttccctctcttgaaacattgtcccatattggaagaggaaaagacttttggtgggtatatatacaattgctcttcttgtagcttttaaagagttaagaagaaggcaaaccttgcgccgtcgtcgtcgtcgctcgctcggctacGGCTACGGCTTCGgccaaatgattgattgattaattttttggaccaaatttatttgttaatagtaaatattaacgtaatattatccttgtttgtaacggatgttttccaatccgtggaTAGAATTCAAGTGTCCCACCAGGTCGGCCAAGTGCAA contains:
- the LOC104210113 gene encoding protein SRG1-like isoform X1, giving the protein MFWNGKGRGQLTEAMDESPPEVVNFGKSLLVPSVQELANEHLTNIPARYVRPEQESPAVSDGTVGPTVPVIDLKKLVSGDSMDSELQKLHSACQHWGFLQVVNHGVTPSILENFKREVIELFSLTMEEKKKLWQQEGNHEGFGQLFVVSEEQKLDWSDMFYITTLPPHIRQMELFQNLPSNLRDIMEAYCNEIKSLGMIILCQLAKALRMDEKEMRELFSDGVQSIRMNYYPPCPEPDRTIGFSPHSDADALTILFQLNETEGLQVRKDGIWVPIKPLPNALIVNIGDIMEIVSNGVYRSIEHRAVVNSNKERLSVATFYSSNLDSELGPAHSLIGPSSPAIFRRVPVEKYFKDFFARKLDGKSYIDFMKEEARDGES
- the LOC104210113 gene encoding protein SRG1-like isoform X2, giving the protein MDESPPEVVNFGKSLLVPSVQELANEHLTNIPARYVRPEQESPAVSDGTVGPTVPVIDLKKLVSGDSMDSELQKLHSACQHWGFLQVVNHGVTPSILENFKREVIELFSLTMEEKKKLWQQEGNHEGFGQLFVVSEEQKLDWSDMFYITTLPPHIRQMELFQNLPSNLRDIMEAYCNEIKSLGMIILCQLAKALRMDEKEMRELFSDGVQSIRMNYYPPCPEPDRTIGFSPHSDADALTILFQLNETEGLQVRKDGIWVPIKPLPNALIVNIGDIMEIVSNGVYRSIEHRAVVNSNKERLSVATFYSSNLDSELGPAHSLIGPSSPAIFRRVPVEKYFKDFFARKLDGKSYIDFMKEEARDGES